In Myxococcales bacterium, the following proteins share a genomic window:
- a CDS encoding DUF4190 domain-containing protein — translation MSVELPDRGAQGGGWGPPGGYGPPGAPPPGGYGPPGAPPGGYGPPGAPPGGYGPPGGGGFQPPGGYAPPGGGGKPITGGKQTMALHAMTIDPTTGMPKGEKPPASPAAVLALVCGILMCLGPLTGIPAIVAGIIARKAAKRDPANVGGGGLAIAGIILGIVNLLGWTAYFFVAVLAMLLS, via the coding sequence ATGAGCGTCGAGCTCCCGGATCGCGGGGCGCAGGGTGGCGGGTGGGGACCTCCGGGTGGCTACGGCCCGCCGGGCGCTCCTCCTCCTGGCGGTTACGGTCCCCCGGGCGCGCCGCCGGGCGGTTACGGTCCCCCGGGCGCGCCGCCGGGCGGTTACGGTCCCCCGGGAGGCGGCGGCTTTCAACCGCCGGGCGGGTACGCGCCGCCGGGTGGCGGTGGCAAGCCCATCACGGGCGGCAAACAGACGATGGCGCTGCACGCCATGACCATCGATCCGACCACGGGCATGCCCAAGGGAGAAAAACCTCCGGCGAGCCCGGCGGCGGTGCTCGCGCTCGTGTGCGGCATCCTGATGTGCCTGGGGCCGCTGACCGGCATCCCCGCGATCGTCGCCGGCATCATCGCGCGCAAGGCGGCGAAGCGGGACCCCGCCAACGTCGGCGGTGGTGGCCTGGCAATCGCCGGCATCATCCTCGGCATCGTCAATTTGCTCGGCTGGACGGCGTACTTCTTCGT
- a CDS encoding serine/threonine protein kinase, with protein sequence MAELGEKTSPRLGPYQLGERLGAGGMAEVFVARRAGPHGFVKRFAIKRILPQLAKDSHFVSMFCDEARICAALAHPNIVQVVDFGEEDGELFMAMEYVEGVSCAKLLRTVASRGGRVPLGASLFIAHEVLRALAYAHTARDDSGRPLGIVHRDVSPGNVLLGRAGEVKLTDFGIVRSEFVDRRTNPGELKGKIGYMSPEQALGHELDPRSDLFAVGIILAEMLLARPLFPGRTELEILSRIHDADLGVLERHAQGLRPDLVRLLRRALAKLPAARIDSADEFANELRQIADRAGVELSDGALAGWLAELGIMPMQSGTRLAVRERGHSLPAELRALPSEQPTEPAHVPSSDERYRLAHTPLGARELLGAADLAELLATGRIRPEARVLEAGHPARAVRELAGLGHVVAEPAYAFGFLPGRAQRALLVPQTLAAWLYALVSERATGLVVARDGAREKRIYLRGGAPVLVASTSREELLGRRLVAAGLVRAEQMSVALTDAAEGGTHLGVTLVERALLRPLELMRTLLSQLDARVTELGSWTGGELAFAAGERPHHEAAPPARTPGAWVTRMVRERVTARSIERALAPTGPFARNPAARLSADDLGLTADEARVLQAAPGARSLAEVSRRPELAGESAEQLQRGLFIGLSAGILVAPGWSRR encoded by the coding sequence ATGGCCGAACTGGGCGAAAAGACCAGCCCGCGCCTCGGGCCCTACCAGCTCGGTGAGCGACTCGGTGCCGGTGGCATGGCCGAGGTGTTCGTGGCGCGTCGCGCGGGTCCGCACGGGTTCGTCAAACGCTTCGCGATCAAGCGCATCTTGCCCCAGCTCGCCAAGGACTCGCACTTCGTCTCCATGTTCTGCGACGAGGCGCGGATCTGCGCGGCGCTCGCCCATCCGAACATCGTGCAGGTCGTCGACTTCGGCGAGGAGGACGGCGAGCTGTTCATGGCCATGGAGTACGTCGAGGGCGTGTCGTGCGCTAAGCTGCTGCGCACGGTCGCCTCGCGGGGCGGGCGGGTGCCCCTGGGTGCCTCGCTGTTCATCGCGCACGAAGTGCTGCGCGCGCTCGCCTACGCCCACACCGCTCGGGACGACAGCGGGCGCCCGCTCGGCATCGTGCATCGCGACGTCTCGCCAGGGAACGTGCTGCTCGGCCGAGCCGGCGAGGTGAAGCTCACCGACTTCGGGATCGTGCGCAGCGAGTTCGTGGATCGGCGCACGAACCCCGGCGAGCTGAAGGGCAAGATCGGCTACATGTCGCCGGAGCAAGCGCTCGGCCACGAGCTGGATCCGCGCAGTGATCTGTTCGCCGTGGGCATCATCTTGGCGGAGATGCTGCTGGCGCGCCCGCTCTTCCCCGGCCGTACCGAGCTCGAGATCTTGTCGCGCATTCACGACGCGGATCTCGGGGTGCTCGAGCGCCACGCCCAGGGGCTGCGCCCGGATCTCGTGCGCCTGCTGCGTCGCGCGCTGGCCAAGCTGCCCGCGGCTCGCATCGACTCCGCCGACGAGTTCGCCAACGAGCTGCGGCAGATCGCCGATCGCGCGGGTGTGGAGCTCAGTGACGGTGCCCTCGCCGGCTGGCTTGCCGAGCTCGGCATCATGCCGATGCAGAGCGGGACGCGGCTCGCAGTCCGCGAGCGCGGACACAGCCTGCCGGCCGAGCTCAGGGCGCTGCCGAGTGAGCAGCCTACGGAGCCGGCGCACGTGCCCTCGTCCGACGAGCGTTATCGCCTGGCGCACACCCCGCTCGGGGCGCGAGAGCTGCTGGGCGCCGCGGATCTCGCGGAGCTGCTGGCGACCGGCCGAATCCGTCCGGAGGCGCGGGTGCTGGAGGCGGGGCATCCCGCGCGAGCGGTGCGAGAGCTCGCGGGCCTCGGACATGTGGTCGCCGAGCCCGCGTATGCATTTGGCTTCTTGCCCGGGCGTGCGCAGCGCGCTCTGCTCGTTCCGCAGACGCTCGCCGCGTGGCTCTACGCTCTGGTGAGCGAGCGCGCGACGGGTCTCGTGGTGGCGCGGGATGGTGCCCGTGAGAAGCGCATCTACCTGCGGGGTGGTGCGCCGGTGCTCGTCGCGAGCACCTCGCGCGAGGAGCTGCTCGGACGGCGTTTGGTTGCCGCGGGACTGGTCCGCGCCGAGCAAATGTCCGTCGCGCTCACGGACGCAGCCGAGGGCGGGACGCATCTCGGGGTCACGCTGGTCGAGCGCGCGCTGCTGCGCCCGCTGGAGCTCATGCGCACCCTGCTCAGTCAGCTCGACGCCCGCGTGACCGAGCTCGGCAGCTGGACCGGCGGAGAGCTGGCGTTCGCGGCGGGTGAACGTCCGCACCACGAGGCGGCGCCACCGGCGCGCACTCCGGGGGCGTGGGTGACCCGCATGGTGCGCGAGCGTGTCACGGCGCGCAGTATCGAGCGCGCCCTCGCTCCGACCGGACCCTTCGCACGGAACCCGGCGGCGCGGCTCTCCGCCGACGATCTGGGTCTGACCGCCGACGAAGCTCGGGTGCTCCAGGCTGCACCGGGTGCTCGCTCGCTCGCGGAGGTGAGCCGACGTCCCGAGCTCGCAGGCGAGAGCGCCGAGCAGCTCCAGCGCGGGTTGTTCATCGGGCTTTCGGCCGGAATTTTGGTGGCGCCGGGCTGGTCGCGTCGCTGA
- the gatA gene encoding Asp-tRNA(Asn)/Glu-tRNA(Gln) amidotransferase subunit GatA, with the protein MSALELPIHALALSVQTGELSAEAVAKECLARIAAHGELNAFLHVAEAATLSCARDIDARRARGEPLGALAGVPIALKDALCTKDAPTTAGSKILTRDGSAASGWRPPFDATVVARLRAADALLVGKTNMDEFAMGSSNENSAFGPVKNPWDPRRIPGGSSGGSAVSVAAGLASGALGSDTGGSIRQPAALTGTVGIKPSYGRVSRFGLVAFASSLDQIGPFARDVQSAARLLGVIAGHDPADSTSSTAPLPDLEAACERDPRGLRIGVPEDYFGAGLDPEVEAQVRAATGRLEADGATVVPIEMPHTKHGVATYYVLATAEASSNLARFDGVRFGLRVEDAGAALGAMYEATRSRGFGREVKRRILLGTYVLSAGYYDAYYRKAQAVRRLIQRDFARAFREVDLIATPTSPSPAFTLGERVEDPLAMYLADVYTLPASLAGVAAASLPVGLTRATAAQPALPVGLQLIAPAFAEDRLFTALAACERNSNFSREKAPA; encoded by the coding sequence ATGAGCGCCCTCGAGCTACCAATTCACGCTCTGGCGCTCTCGGTGCAGACCGGCGAGCTCTCGGCGGAGGCCGTGGCGAAGGAGTGCCTGGCGCGCATCGCTGCCCACGGCGAGCTCAATGCCTTCCTGCACGTCGCGGAGGCGGCCACGCTGAGCTGCGCGCGCGATATCGACGCCCGGCGCGCGCGCGGTGAACCCCTGGGCGCGCTCGCCGGTGTGCCCATCGCCTTGAAGGATGCGCTGTGTACCAAGGACGCACCGACGACCGCGGGCTCCAAGATCCTGACCCGCGACGGCAGCGCCGCAAGCGGCTGGCGTCCTCCCTTCGACGCAACGGTGGTGGCGCGTCTGCGTGCCGCCGATGCGCTGCTCGTCGGCAAGACGAACATGGACGAGTTCGCGATGGGCTCGTCCAACGAAAATAGCGCCTTCGGTCCGGTGAAGAACCCGTGGGATCCGCGCCGCATCCCCGGCGGCTCGAGCGGCGGCAGCGCCGTGAGCGTCGCGGCAGGGTTGGCGAGCGGCGCGCTCGGCAGCGACACCGGCGGTTCGATCCGCCAACCCGCGGCGCTCACGGGAACCGTCGGCATCAAACCCAGCTACGGACGCGTCTCGCGCTTCGGCCTGGTCGCGTTTGCGTCGAGCCTCGATCAAATCGGCCCGTTTGCCCGGGATGTGCAGAGCGCGGCGCGGCTGCTCGGAGTCATCGCCGGCCATGACCCGGCCGACTCCACCTCGTCCACGGCGCCGCTGCCGGATCTCGAGGCGGCCTGTGAGCGCGACCCGCGGGGGCTGCGCATTGGTGTGCCCGAAGACTACTTCGGAGCCGGGCTCGATCCCGAGGTCGAAGCGCAGGTGCGGGCAGCGACAGGGCGGCTGGAGGCCGACGGCGCGACCGTGGTCCCGATCGAGATGCCCCACACGAAGCATGGGGTCGCGACCTATTACGTGCTGGCCACGGCGGAGGCCTCGAGCAACCTCGCGCGCTTCGACGGGGTGCGCTTTGGTCTGCGGGTGGAGGACGCCGGCGCAGCGCTGGGAGCCATGTACGAAGCCACACGCTCGCGCGGCTTTGGTCGCGAGGTGAAACGCCGCATCTTGCTCGGCACCTACGTCTTGTCCGCCGGCTACTACGACGCGTACTACCGCAAGGCGCAGGCGGTGCGGCGCTTGATCCAGCGGGATTTCGCCCGGGCTTTCCGCGAGGTCGACCTGATCGCCACACCGACCAGCCCGAGCCCTGCGTTCACGCTGGGCGAGCGAGTCGAAGATCCGCTCGCGATGTACCTCGCGGACGTGTACACGTTGCCCGCGAGTCTGGCGGGCGTCGCGGCCGCATCCCTGCCCGTGGGGCTCACGCGCGCCACGGCCGCTCAGCCTGCGCTGCCCGTCGGCCTGCAGCTGATCGCACCTGCGTTCGCCGAAGACCGGCTGTTCACCGCCCTGGCCGCGTGTGAGCGAAACAGCAATTTTTCTCGGGAAAAGGCCCCAGCGTGA
- a CDS encoding NAD-dependent epimerase/dehydratase family protein, whose protein sequence is MPKGRRPSTGKRKPRNDAASTALAAETSAQSSLRVPRVTHSVAVTGACSFLGKNLIGLLEEDERVSRIVTLDIDRPATAGQKTRVYDVDLTQPTAEERAAEILAAERVDVLVHLAFLASPTHATAWAHELESVGTMHVLNACRRSEVQKLVMWSQTVLYGAHPTNPNFLTERHPLRARRHDPFLADKIEAENEALRFGRPGKGRIATVLRTAPILGPTIRNYLTQYLSRRLVPTLLGFDPLMQFVHEADAVAALKLAVDRDAPGVFNIVGDGVLPLSTVVRLAGRVALPLPRPLANPLLRALWLAHLSEAPPALLDYLQYLCVADGALAERGMGFSPVYTTREAVIDFASAQHLRDVKLLSESPA, encoded by the coding sequence ATGCCGAAGGGGCGACGACCGAGCACTGGCAAGCGAAAGCCGCGCAACGATGCGGCTTCGACCGCACTCGCGGCCGAGACGTCCGCGCAGTCCTCGCTCCGCGTGCCGCGCGTCACACACTCCGTCGCGGTCACCGGCGCCTGCTCGTTTCTGGGCAAGAACCTGATTGGACTCCTGGAAGAGGACGAGCGTGTCAGTCGGATCGTGACCCTCGATATCGACCGACCCGCCACCGCCGGCCAGAAGACCCGCGTGTACGACGTCGATCTCACCCAGCCGACGGCCGAGGAGCGCGCAGCGGAGATCCTCGCGGCTGAGCGCGTGGACGTGCTCGTGCACCTCGCCTTCCTCGCTTCCCCGACCCACGCCACGGCCTGGGCCCACGAGCTCGAGAGCGTCGGCACCATGCACGTGCTCAACGCCTGCCGCAGGAGTGAGGTGCAGAAGCTCGTGATGTGGAGCCAGACCGTGCTCTACGGCGCGCACCCCACGAACCCAAATTTCCTCACGGAGCGCCACCCGCTTCGCGCGCGCCGACACGACCCGTTCCTGGCCGACAAGATCGAGGCCGAGAACGAGGCCCTGCGCTTCGGGCGGCCGGGCAAGGGCCGGATCGCGACGGTGCTCAGGACCGCGCCCATCCTGGGCCCGACGATCCGCAACTATCTCACGCAGTATCTGAGCCGCCGGCTCGTTCCAACGCTGCTGGGTTTCGATCCGCTGATGCAGTTCGTGCACGAGGCGGACGCCGTCGCGGCGCTCAAGCTGGCGGTGGACCGCGACGCCCCGGGGGTGTTCAACATCGTCGGCGACGGAGTGCTACCGCTCTCGACCGTGGTGCGGCTGGCGGGACGGGTGGCGCTGCCCCTGCCGCGGCCGCTCGCGAATCCTCTGCTCCGCGCGCTCTGGCTCGCGCATCTGTCGGAGGCGCCGCCGGCCCTGCTCGACTACTTGCAGTACCTGTGCGTTGCTGACGGTGCACTCGCGGAGCGCGGCATGGGATTTTCACCGGTCTACACCACCCGCGAAGCCGTGATTGACTTCGCCAGCGCTCAACACCTGCGCGACGTGAAACTATTATCGGAGTCCCCCGCGTGA
- the gatC gene encoding Asp-tRNA(Asn)/Glu-tRNA(Gln) amidotransferase subunit GatC, whose translation MAISREDVERVARLARLRLGDEELPRLADELSRIVDYVQELREVDTSSVEADVVDALPAPLRDDVPCPGLTHEAALAAAPRTVDDAFAVPAFVDES comes from the coding sequence ATGGCCATCAGCCGAGAGGATGTCGAACGTGTGGCTCGGCTCGCCCGCCTGCGGCTCGGGGACGAAGAGCTGCCGCGACTGGCCGACGAGCTCAGCCGCATCGTCGACTACGTTCAGGAGCTGCGCGAGGTAGACACGAGCAGCGTCGAGGCCGACGTCGTCGACGCGCTTCCAGCGCCGCTCCGCGACGACGTCCCATGCCCCGGACTGACGCACGAAGCCGCCCTCGCCGCCGCGCCGCGGACCGTGGACGACGCCTTCGCGGTGCCGGCGTTCGTGGACGAATCATGA
- a CDS encoding GNAT family N-acetyltransferase: MSDLRVRRVSPAEAAGLSELFARTDSPCFCRYWHFDGDKNAWLDRCANRPDDNRAELEAALVRSDEQLQGVVAVDEQERVVGWMKLTPAQVVPKLFEQRLYKALPCFDAEREHCWVVGCFLIDEAHRRQGVAGLLLDAGLQLARAAGARQVEAFPRRADDVPAEQLWTGPFELYTKRGFRVVHDFAPYPVLRLVLEQAAAP, translated from the coding sequence GTGAGCGACCTTCGGGTGCGGCGCGTGAGCCCGGCTGAGGCCGCGGGGCTGAGCGAGCTCTTCGCGCGCACGGACTCGCCGTGCTTCTGTCGTTACTGGCACTTCGACGGCGACAAGAACGCATGGCTCGACCGCTGTGCGAACCGCCCGGACGACAATCGCGCCGAGCTCGAGGCGGCCCTCGTGCGCTCCGACGAGCAGCTCCAGGGAGTCGTTGCCGTCGATGAGCAAGAGCGCGTCGTCGGTTGGATGAAGCTGACTCCCGCGCAGGTCGTGCCGAAGCTGTTCGAGCAGCGCCTGTACAAGGCGCTCCCGTGTTTCGACGCGGAGCGCGAGCACTGCTGGGTCGTCGGTTGTTTTCTGATCGACGAAGCCCATCGACGCCAGGGCGTCGCAGGTCTGCTGCTCGACGCCGGGCTGCAGCTGGCAAGGGCCGCGGGCGCGCGACAGGTCGAGGCATTTCCGCGACGCGCCGACGACGTTCCTGCGGAGCAGCTCTGGACCGGCCCCTTCGAGCTCTACACGAAGCGCGGTTTTCGCGTGGTCCACGATTTCGCTCCGTACCCCGTGCTGCGCCTCGTCCTCGAGCAGGCAGCGGCACCGTGA